The Corynebacterium camporealensis genome contains a region encoding:
- a CDS encoding DNA-3-methyladenine glycosylase I, whose translation MSTPDTGVVVGDDGLARPAWAAVDPLLREYYDTEWGMPVRDEQGMYERITLEAFQAGLSWATILRKRPAFREAFANFDPDVVATYDDADVERLLNNAGIVRNKAKILAAINNAQATIKLRDKGGLVDFVWSFQPDETPHPHTVDEIPTKSPESLALSKAMRKEGFTFVGPTTMYALMEASGIVDTHLVDSHRRGSSGVWPS comes from the coding sequence ATGAGCACCCCTGATACTGGCGTTGTTGTTGGCGACGACGGCCTTGCCCGCCCTGCCTGGGCAGCTGTGGATCCGCTCTTGCGCGAATACTACGACACCGAATGGGGCATGCCAGTTCGCGATGAACAAGGCATGTACGAGCGCATCACCCTAGAAGCCTTCCAAGCAGGGCTGTCCTGGGCGACCATCTTGCGCAAGCGCCCGGCTTTCCGCGAGGCCTTCGCCAACTTCGACCCGGACGTCGTTGCCACCTATGACGACGCCGATGTGGAGCGACTACTCAATAACGCTGGAATCGTGCGCAACAAGGCAAAGATCCTTGCAGCCATCAACAACGCTCAGGCAACCATCAAGCTGCGTGACAAAGGCGGACTCGTCGACTTCGTGTGGTCCTTCCAGCCAGATGAAACCCCTCACCCGCACACTGTCGATGAGATTCCTACCAAGTCACCAGAATCTCTCGCCCTATCCAAAGCCATGCGCAAAGAAGGCTTCACTTTCGTAGGTCCCACCACGATGTACGCACTCATGGAAGCCAGCGGCATAGTCGATACCCACTTGGTCGACTCCCACCGCCGCGGTTCCTCCGGCGTCTGGCCTTCCTAG
- the hisN gene encoding histidinol-phosphatase, producing the protein MGKYKEDLGLALELAGRADTLTMHRFEASDLHVKEKPDMTPVSDADLACEKRLRAALKEARPQDEVLGEEFGGEASFEGRQWVIDPIDGTKNFVRGVPVWATLIALLEDGEPVVGVVSAPALRRRWYAAKGSGAYRVFGGEPKRLHVSKVRALSDASLAISSLSGWADRGLRENLIGLSDEAWRLRGYGDFWNYCLVAEGAVDVAAEPEVSLWDLAAPSLIVTEAGGTFTNVEGENGPHGGSAVASNGLLQDTVLRKLN; encoded by the coding sequence GTGGGTAAGTACAAAGAAGATCTGGGCTTAGCCCTGGAATTGGCTGGTCGCGCGGACACGCTGACCATGCACCGCTTTGAAGCGTCTGACCTGCACGTCAAGGAAAAGCCGGATATGACTCCGGTCTCTGATGCTGACTTAGCCTGCGAAAAGCGCCTGCGCGCCGCGTTGAAGGAAGCTCGCCCGCAGGATGAAGTCCTGGGCGAAGAATTCGGTGGTGAAGCCTCTTTCGAAGGCCGCCAGTGGGTCATTGACCCTATCGATGGCACCAAGAACTTCGTACGCGGCGTTCCGGTCTGGGCCACCCTGATTGCTCTGCTGGAGGACGGCGAGCCCGTCGTCGGTGTCGTCTCCGCTCCTGCCCTGCGCCGTCGCTGGTACGCCGCTAAGGGCTCGGGCGCCTACCGCGTCTTCGGCGGTGAACCAAAGCGCCTGCACGTGTCCAAGGTGCGCGCGCTTTCCGATGCCTCCCTAGCGATTAGTTCCCTATCCGGCTGGGCCGACCGCGGCCTGCGGGAGAACCTCATCGGGCTGTCCGATGAAGCCTGGCGCCTGCGCGGCTACGGCGACTTCTGGAACTACTGCCTGGTTGCCGAAGGCGCTGTTGACGTCGCCGCCGAACCCGAAGTCTCCCTCTGGGACCTAGCAGCACCTTCCCTTATCGTCACCGAAGCCGGCGGCACGTTTACCAACGTCGAAGGCGAGAATGGCCCGCACGGCGGCTCCGCCGTCGCTTCCAACGGCCTGCTCCAAGACACCGTCCTCCGCAAACTGAACTAA
- the prfB gene encoding peptide chain release factor 2 — translation MRPEVQARLKQLETTFDTIEKVMDPEQLAAQVRELEAQAGDPSLWDDPAHAQKVTSALSGAQAKLRKLESLRGRLTDIPVMYELSEEEGDTALADEELDDLAETIESLEVTTMLSGEYDQREAVINIRSGAGGVDAADWAEMLMRMYTRWAEKHGHPVDVYDISYAEEAGIKSATFVVHGEYMYGQLSVEQGAHRLVRLSPFDNQGRRQTSFAEVEVLPVVEQTDSIEVPDSEVRVDVYRSSGPGGQSVNTTDSAVRLTHIPTGIVVTCQNEKSQIQNKASAMRVLQAKLLERKRQEERAELDALGAGGNASWGNQMRSYVLHPYQMVKDLRTNHEVGDPSKVLDGDLDDFLEAGIRWRMAQQQESE, via the coding sequence ATGCGCCCGGAAGTACAAGCACGTCTTAAGCAGCTAGAGACCACCTTCGACACCATTGAGAAGGTCATGGATCCTGAACAGCTGGCTGCCCAAGTACGCGAGCTCGAAGCCCAGGCCGGCGACCCGTCACTGTGGGATGACCCGGCCCATGCGCAGAAAGTCACCTCGGCGTTGTCTGGTGCGCAGGCGAAGTTGCGCAAGCTGGAATCCCTGCGTGGCCGGTTGACTGACATCCCAGTGATGTATGAGCTGTCAGAAGAAGAGGGCGATACCGCGCTTGCCGATGAAGAACTCGACGACCTCGCCGAGACCATCGAGTCTTTGGAAGTCACCACGATGCTGTCTGGTGAGTACGACCAGCGCGAGGCCGTGATCAACATTCGCTCTGGTGCCGGCGGTGTCGATGCTGCCGACTGGGCGGAAATGCTTATGCGCATGTACACCCGCTGGGCGGAAAAGCATGGGCACCCAGTTGATGTCTATGACATCTCCTATGCCGAAGAAGCTGGCATTAAGTCTGCGACCTTCGTCGTGCACGGCGAATACATGTATGGCCAGCTGTCCGTCGAGCAGGGTGCACACCGCCTGGTGCGTCTATCGCCCTTTGATAACCAGGGCCGCCGCCAGACTTCTTTTGCGGAGGTCGAAGTACTGCCGGTGGTGGAGCAGACCGACTCCATTGAGGTTCCGGACTCCGAGGTCCGCGTGGATGTCTACCGTTCCTCCGGTCCGGGTGGCCAGTCGGTGAATACGACCGACTCCGCTGTGCGTCTAACGCATATCCCGACCGGCATCGTGGTGACCTGCCAGAACGAAAAGTCCCAGATTCAGAACAAGGCCTCTGCCATGCGCGTGCTGCAGGCCAAGCTGTTGGAGCGCAAGCGTCAGGAAGAACGCGCCGAACTTGACGCTCTAGGTGCAGGCGGCAATGCCTCTTGGGGTAATCAGATGCGTTCCTACGTGTTGCACCCGTACCAAATGGTCAAGGACTTACGCACCAACCACGAAGTCGGCGACCCCAGCAAGGTGCTCGACGGCGACCTCGATGACTTTCTCGAAGCCGGTATCCGCTGGCGCATGGCGCAGCAACAAGAATCGGAATAG
- a CDS encoding methylated-DNA--[protein]-cysteine S-methyltransferase: MTNLRNASLKTMLGSITLVAEDDSITGLYFPEHAHKPDAEAFGTTVQLPDDALLTQAAAELQEYLSGTRTLFDVPLFAHGNEFSIRVWDILRDIPYGETTSYGEIATQLGNRRLAQRVGQVVGRNPISIFIPCHRVLGADGSLTGYAGGLERKRFLLELEEPAETAAGRLF; the protein is encoded by the coding sequence ATGACCAACCTTCGCAATGCCTCCTTAAAGACCATGCTGGGAAGTATCACCCTCGTCGCTGAGGACGACAGCATCACCGGACTCTACTTCCCGGAGCATGCCCATAAGCCTGACGCTGAGGCTTTCGGCACCACGGTGCAACTGCCTGACGATGCCCTGCTCACCCAAGCAGCCGCCGAACTGCAGGAATACCTGTCGGGCACGCGCACGCTTTTCGATGTCCCCCTCTTCGCCCACGGCAACGAATTTTCTATCCGGGTCTGGGACATCCTTCGCGATATCCCCTACGGCGAGACCACCTCCTACGGTGAAATTGCCACACAGTTAGGCAACCGGCGTCTTGCACAGCGCGTGGGCCAAGTAGTCGGCCGTAACCCGATTAGCATCTTCATCCCCTGTCACCGAGTACTCGGCGCCGACGGATCATTGACCGGCTACGCCGGCGGCCTGGAACGCAAGCGCTTCCTGTTGGAACTGGAAGAACCAGCTGAGACTGCCGCCGGACGACTGTTTTAA
- a CDS encoding AbgT family transporter produces MNDTTTEKETRQESPGGFLGTIEKIGNKLPDPFWLFVILAGLVAISSWIGSMVGMQAEDPETGEPVYVESLLTGENISRMVTDAVENFTSFPPLGVILAVMLGVAVAEQSGLLSALVRAMVARVKPGMLTFVVALAGVTGSVASDAIYVILIPLGAMAFHAVGRSPIVGAMVAFAASSAGFNASLILNITDLLLAGISTPAAQMVDENYEVSPLANIFFVIPSAIVLSLIITAVTEFFIKDKAQELVDHDKINYEEVSFSNAQGGNNEEVEDAPKGSATAAEESDYDFADDEEAMKLKPYEVKALTASGIALLIFLAGFFALLFIPASPLSGPDGEFMESPLITAIAVPIALAFLTVGIVYGVVANTITEAADVPDFMAKGIKTLVPMLVLFFAVAQFLAWFEWSNLGVWTAIKGSELLQAWDLPPLLMFAGLVLMVALLNLFITSGSAQWALMAPVIVPMMMYVGTSPEVSQMLFRIGDSPTNIITPMSPYFALALTFLQRYYKRAGVGTLMSLALPYSISMLVGWFIFFAIWYLIGIPLGPGSPMDYPAS; encoded by the coding sequence ATGAATGATACCACCACTGAAAAGGAAACCCGGCAGGAATCCCCGGGCGGATTCCTCGGAACAATTGAGAAAATTGGTAACAAGTTGCCAGATCCATTCTGGCTCTTCGTTATCTTGGCCGGCCTCGTAGCTATTAGCTCCTGGATTGGCTCGATGGTCGGAATGCAGGCAGAAGACCCCGAGACCGGCGAGCCGGTGTACGTGGAGTCCCTGCTTACTGGTGAGAACATCTCCCGCATGGTCACTGACGCGGTAGAAAACTTCACCTCCTTCCCACCACTCGGTGTCATCCTCGCAGTGATGCTGGGTGTGGCCGTGGCTGAGCAGTCTGGACTGCTGTCTGCCCTGGTGCGCGCCATGGTGGCCCGCGTGAAGCCAGGCATGCTGACCTTCGTGGTAGCACTGGCCGGTGTGACTGGCTCTGTGGCATCCGATGCTATTTACGTCATCCTCATCCCACTGGGTGCTATGGCCTTCCACGCTGTGGGCCGCTCCCCCATCGTGGGTGCGATGGTGGCCTTTGCGGCATCGTCAGCAGGCTTTAACGCCTCGCTGATTCTGAACATCACCGACCTGCTGCTGGCTGGCATTTCGACCCCGGCGGCACAGATGGTCGATGAAAACTACGAAGTTTCCCCGCTGGCGAACATCTTCTTCGTTATTCCTTCCGCCATTGTGCTGTCGCTGATCATTACCGCAGTGACTGAGTTCTTCATCAAGGACAAGGCCCAGGAACTGGTTGACCACGACAAGATCAACTACGAAGAAGTCTCCTTCTCCAATGCCCAGGGTGGCAACAACGAAGAAGTTGAGGACGCTCCGAAGGGTTCTGCTACGGCCGCTGAGGAAAGCGACTACGACTTCGCCGACGATGAAGAAGCAATGAAGCTCAAGCCTTATGAAGTCAAGGCTCTGACCGCTTCCGGCATCGCCCTGCTCATCTTCCTGGCTGGCTTCTTCGCTTTGCTGTTTATCCCGGCTTCCCCGCTGTCTGGTCCAGATGGCGAGTTCATGGAATCGCCGCTGATTACCGCCATTGCAGTCCCGATTGCGCTGGCCTTTTTGACCGTGGGCATTGTCTACGGCGTGGTTGCCAACACCATTACTGAAGCTGCCGATGTCCCGGACTTCATGGCCAAGGGCATTAAGACCCTGGTGCCGATGCTGGTGCTCTTCTTCGCCGTCGCGCAGTTCCTGGCATGGTTCGAGTGGTCGAACCTGGGTGTCTGGACCGCAATTAAGGGCTCTGAGCTCCTGCAGGCATGGGATCTGCCGCCGCTGCTGATGTTCGCCGGCCTGGTACTCATGGTGGCCCTGCTGAACCTGTTCATCACCTCTGGTTCTGCACAGTGGGCACTGATGGCTCCGGTCATCGTCCCGATGATGATGTACGTGGGCACCTCCCCGGAGGTTTCCCAGATGCTGTTCCGTATCGGTGACTCCCCGACAAACATCATCACCCCGATGTCGCCGTACTTCGCACTGGCACTGACCTTCCTGCAGCGTTACTACAAGCGCGCGGGCGTCGGTACGCTGATGTCCCTGGCTCTGCCGTACTCCATCAGCATGCTGGTCGGCTGGTTCATCTTCTTCGCAATCTGGTACCTCATCGGCATTCCGCTGGGCCCAGGTTCCCCAATGGATTACCCGGCCTCCTAA
- a CDS encoding S1 family peptidase, with protein sequence MLRLSHLKKVLVGSAFAGAFFFGAPAAGADELPTPNFDSAGFVDQVRSDLANFGIQTPEVDTAVTDAVDSALESAVPQAPAQQPAEQLAEQPAPQVAPAVEQAASQVQQAADAAAEYAQPATNPNPIGLLEEATQPDWKPLGNDPYYQWKNDMFSKVAAGKPEAEFILHRVPGSFFDAPRIPDESDTAMTQDKSLYGPGTPLYIGEDSFCTLTVAGNDAEGRKVGLTAAHCGQVGDEVTSADSWQVGPTGTIVDRNEYLDYSVIEFGSQAEVTRSYNGVHANKLGGNVRPGELTCKRGVATGTTCGMTYVQGQELQVNQVCAMQGDSGAPLFSRGRLVGSITGGVIGNFACHSPLQGAVHAPTMATNMDAILADLNRRGGVGAGFHLPE encoded by the coding sequence ATGCTTCGTCTCTCGCACCTTAAGAAAGTCCTGGTGGGCTCGGCTTTCGCAGGTGCGTTTTTCTTCGGTGCCCCAGCTGCGGGTGCCGATGAATTACCAACGCCAAACTTTGATTCCGCAGGCTTTGTTGACCAGGTTCGCAGCGACCTGGCGAACTTCGGTATCCAGACTCCTGAGGTAGACACGGCTGTTACCGATGCCGTCGATTCTGCCCTGGAATCCGCCGTACCGCAGGCACCAGCTCAGCAGCCGGCCGAACAGCTAGCAGAGCAGCCAGCGCCACAGGTTGCTCCTGCCGTTGAGCAGGCTGCATCCCAGGTGCAGCAGGCTGCCGATGCCGCCGCGGAATACGCACAGCCAGCCACCAACCCCAACCCGATTGGGCTGTTGGAGGAAGCCACCCAGCCAGACTGGAAGCCACTGGGCAACGACCCGTACTACCAGTGGAAGAACGACATGTTCTCCAAGGTCGCTGCCGGTAAGCCAGAGGCAGAGTTCATTCTGCACCGCGTACCAGGCTCGTTCTTCGATGCCCCACGCATCCCAGATGAGTCCGATACCGCGATGACCCAGGATAAGTCCCTGTACGGTCCGGGCACCCCGCTATATATCGGCGAGGACTCCTTCTGCACCCTGACCGTTGCCGGTAACGATGCTGAAGGCCGCAAGGTCGGTCTGACCGCCGCGCACTGTGGTCAGGTCGGCGACGAGGTCACCTCCGCTGACTCCTGGCAGGTTGGCCCGACCGGCACCATCGTCGATCGCAACGAGTACCTGGACTACTCCGTGATCGAGTTTGGTTCCCAGGCTGAAGTCACCCGCAGCTACAACGGCGTTCACGCCAACAAGCTCGGCGGCAACGTCCGCCCGGGTGAACTCACCTGTAAGCGCGGCGTTGCCACCGGCACCACCTGCGGCATGACCTACGTACAGGGTCAGGAACTGCAGGTAAACCAGGTCTGTGCAATGCAGGGCGATTCCGGCGCACCGCTGTTTAGCCGGGGTCGCCTCGTCGGTTCCATCACCGGCGGTGTCATCGGTAACTTCGCGTGCCACTCCCCACTGCAGGGCGCAGTACACGCACCAACCATGGCAACCAACATGGACGCCATCCTCGCTGACCTCAACCGCCGCGGCGGAGTAGGAGCAGGCTTCCACCTTCCCGAATAA
- a CDS encoding LysE family translocator — protein sequence MDLGLALGFWGVSALLSVTPGSDWAYAMAAALQNRSPLPAVIGLVGGHFLASVVVAAGVGAIVSQAPIVLTILTVIGALYLMWLGIVMLRNPPVVEEGEAVAESSVGAQLGKGFGVSGLNPKLYLLALVLIPQFVDPQQWMPVGLQMLIIGMFHVVNVTVVYLTVAYGARIVLRTRPAAARIVAYASGIIMLAIGAYLLFEEFFVG from the coding sequence ATGGATCTCGGATTGGCGTTGGGCTTTTGGGGTGTGTCCGCACTGTTAAGCGTGACCCCGGGTTCGGATTGGGCTTATGCGATGGCCGCCGCGTTGCAGAATCGTTCACCGTTGCCGGCAGTGATCGGTCTGGTTGGCGGGCACTTCTTGGCCAGCGTGGTGGTCGCTGCCGGCGTGGGTGCGATTGTCTCGCAGGCGCCCATCGTATTGACCATCTTGACGGTCATTGGCGCGTTGTACCTGATGTGGCTGGGCATTGTCATGCTGCGCAACCCGCCAGTAGTGGAGGAGGGTGAAGCCGTTGCTGAATCCAGTGTGGGTGCCCAACTAGGCAAAGGCTTTGGTGTCAGTGGCCTTAACCCGAAGCTCTACCTGTTGGCGCTAGTACTCATCCCACAGTTCGTCGACCCGCAGCAGTGGATGCCAGTAGGGCTGCAGATGCTCATTATCGGCATGTTCCATGTCGTCAACGTCACCGTGGTCTACCTGACTGTCGCCTACGGCGCGCGCATCGTTCTGCGCACCCGCCCTGCCGCAGCCCGCATCGTGGCCTATGCTTCCGGCATCATCATGCTGGCTATCGGTGCCTACCTGCTCTTTGAGGAATTCTTCGTGGGCTAG
- a CDS encoding inositol monophosphatase family protein, which yields MSQQPSLNEMIDAIAKTFMVAHADDNDAHLAQALVYNAGRLAWRMREQGLNVDQKTSVSDVVTDADRAAERFVATVLEALRGEDGLLGEEGASRESKTGRTWVIDPVDGTYNFTSGSDYWCSALALRDDNELILGAVHRPAMGYTWFGGKDNPTTRDRQPVQKLNDAPASQISLSSYLHPTSMVNADIAAAWKSVAQNFATVRMLGAGSVDLASVADGTLGAWMQHSVPDWDWLPGKALVESAGGIGKKVQAGGVEWCLAGNAQVVKEMEGWLRG from the coding sequence ATGAGTCAACAGCCGAGCTTGAACGAGATGATCGACGCGATCGCGAAGACCTTCATGGTCGCCCACGCCGACGATAACGACGCCCACTTAGCCCAGGCGCTGGTCTATAACGCAGGGCGATTGGCCTGGCGCATGCGTGAGCAGGGCTTGAACGTCGATCAGAAGACCTCCGTATCGGATGTCGTCACCGATGCCGATCGTGCCGCCGAACGCTTCGTTGCCACGGTGCTCGAAGCCCTGCGCGGCGAGGATGGCCTGCTCGGCGAGGAAGGTGCCTCCCGCGAGTCGAAGACCGGGCGTACCTGGGTCATTGATCCGGTCGATGGCACCTACAACTTCACCTCTGGTTCGGATTACTGGTGCTCTGCACTCGCACTTCGCGATGACAACGAGCTCATCTTAGGCGCCGTCCACCGCCCTGCCATGGGTTATACCTGGTTCGGCGGCAAGGACAACCCCACCACTCGTGACCGTCAGCCGGTGCAAAAGCTTAACGATGCCCCCGCCTCCCAAATCAGCTTAAGCTCCTACCTGCACCCCACCAGCATGGTCAATGCTGATATCGCTGCTGCGTGGAAGTCTGTGGCCCAAAACTTTGCCACCGTCCGCATGCTGGGTGCTGGCTCTGTTGACTTAGCATCTGTTGCCGATGGCACCTTGGGCGCCTGGATGCAGCACAGCGTCCCGGACTGGGATTGGCTACCAGGCAAGGCCCTGGTGGAATCTGCAGGCGGAATTGGCAAAAAGGTGCAAGCTGGTGGAGTAGAGTGGTGCCTCGCTGGTAATGCCCAGGTAGTAAAGGAAATGGAAGGCTGGCTCCGTGGGTAA
- a CDS encoding aspartate:alanine exchanger family transporter, with amino-acid sequence MTSLLEFLAVHPILLIFVLIGAGMALGSVRIRSISMGAAAVLFLGIGISAAAAAADVEATLPPILGTLGLVLFAFGIGNNSGVTFFQSLRSAAGPVFAMVGVFIIAAIVAWAVGSFVLDLDIAVIAGTFAGAITNTPALAAASEATGQAGPATVGYAVAYLFGVIGMMIATVLVLRRAGDDDDTTAPVTTVHIQVTHDGFRIGDILDLGDSEVQVTRLRRVGHNDTVLPVHGDHLHPGDVITVVGSPEYLNLVTDTVGRASPQLLIEDRHELDFRRITISKHDRAGHTIAQLNNELSDRWGARISRVRRADEDQVAMPEFVVELGDRVRVVGPAESLEEISNFLGDSSKGLTDINPVALGLGLSLGYAIGQISIPLPGGDSFSLGAAAGVLIVALLMAHVGRVGSLITALPHSANTVLAEFGLLLFLAQAGTNAGGQIAEAFTGGAWIKILLLGFIITTIVAVGVVISMRKLLGIGATKTAGILGGAQTQPAILAFANTRTSSDPRVTLGYTMVYPAAMIAKILIAHGLALLG; translated from the coding sequence ATGACTTCTTTGCTTGAATTCCTTGCTGTCCATCCCATTTTGCTGATCTTTGTGCTCATCGGCGCCGGGATGGCTTTGGGCAGTGTCCGCATCCGCAGCATCAGCATGGGTGCAGCCGCGGTGCTCTTTTTAGGCATTGGTATTTCTGCTGCTGCGGCAGCTGCCGATGTCGAGGCCACCCTGCCGCCCATCCTCGGCACGCTGGGACTAGTGCTCTTCGCTTTTGGTATCGGCAACAACTCCGGTGTGACCTTCTTCCAGTCGCTGCGCAGTGCCGCAGGGCCTGTCTTTGCGATGGTCGGGGTGTTCATCATCGCCGCCATCGTTGCGTGGGCTGTCGGCAGTTTCGTTCTCGACCTCGACATCGCCGTGATCGCCGGTACCTTTGCCGGCGCGATTACCAATACCCCTGCCCTGGCAGCTGCCAGCGAAGCCACCGGCCAAGCAGGCCCTGCAACCGTCGGCTATGCCGTGGCCTACCTCTTCGGTGTCATCGGCATGATGATTGCCACCGTGTTGGTGCTGCGCCGGGCTGGCGATGACGACGACACCACCGCACCCGTAACTACCGTGCACATCCAGGTCACCCACGACGGCTTCCGCATCGGCGACATTTTGGACTTAGGCGATAGCGAAGTTCAGGTCACCCGCCTGCGTCGCGTCGGACATAACGACACCGTGCTGCCCGTTCACGGTGACCACTTACACCCCGGCGATGTCATCACCGTGGTTGGTTCCCCGGAATACCTCAACCTCGTAACTGACACCGTGGGACGCGCCTCCCCGCAATTGCTTATCGAAGACCGGCACGAACTCGACTTTCGCCGCATCACCATCTCCAAACACGACCGCGCCGGTCACACCATTGCCCAGCTCAACAACGAGCTGTCCGATCGCTGGGGCGCTCGCATCTCCCGTGTGCGTCGTGCCGATGAAGACCAAGTAGCCATGCCCGAATTCGTCGTCGAACTCGGCGACCGCGTCCGCGTCGTTGGCCCTGCGGAGTCTTTGGAGGAAATCTCCAACTTCCTCGGTGATTCGTCTAAGGGACTCACTGACATCAACCCCGTAGCCCTCGGCCTGGGCCTATCACTGGGCTATGCCATTGGCCAGATTTCCATCCCGCTCCCGGGTGGTGATTCCTTCAGCCTGGGCGCTGCAGCTGGCGTGCTCATCGTCGCTTTGCTCATGGCACACGTCGGCCGCGTGGGCTCACTGATTACGGCACTTCCCCACTCCGCCAACACCGTGTTGGCCGAATTCGGTCTGCTGCTCTTTCTCGCCCAAGCGGGCACCAACGCCGGCGGCCAAATCGCAGAAGCCTTCACCGGTGGCGCCTGGATCAAGATTCTTCTGCTGGGCTTCATCATCACCACCATCGTCGCCGTCGGCGTGGTCATCAGCATGCGCAAGCTACTCGGCATCGGTGCCACCAAGACCGCCGGCATCCTCGGCGGCGCCCAAACTCAGCCGGCCATCCTGGCCTTTGCCAACACCCGCACATCCTCCGACCCACGCGTCACCCTCGGTTACACAATGGTCTACCCTGCCGCGATGATTGCCAAAATCCTCATCGCCCACGGCCTCGCCCTGTTGGGTTAA
- a CDS encoding SdpI family protein: MSTASIVLAVVWLLSGALVLWIGVKAAQGTLPKNELAGIRTAAVMRNEETWFKGHKAAADLLITSSVPMLIGGIASLFVANEIILCVISLAVAVLVLVITILACRKANAAVEGLQ; this comes from the coding sequence ATGAGTACAGCTTCGATCGTTTTAGCTGTCGTCTGGCTGCTTTCTGGTGCTCTGGTGCTATGGATTGGAGTGAAAGCTGCCCAGGGAACACTGCCCAAGAACGAGTTGGCCGGAATTAGAACTGCAGCTGTCATGCGCAACGAAGAAACCTGGTTCAAAGGCCATAAGGCCGCTGCCGATCTCCTTATAACCAGCAGCGTACCGATGCTTATCGGAGGCATCGCCAGCCTCTTTGTCGCCAACGAGATTATCCTCTGCGTGATTAGCCTTGCCGTTGCCGTACTCGTACTAGTAATCACAATTCTTGCCTGCAGGAAGGCAAACGCAGCAGTCGAGGGATTACAGTAA
- a CDS encoding SdpI family protein: MAVTWLLAGSLMLWVGAKADQGTLKLNNLVGIQTATLLRDEKTWAKGHKEAAGFLKASGVPMLIGGIACLFVDDALIGWLSIPAVFFLLALIFLATMRAHAAVKE; encoded by the coding sequence ATGGCTGTCACTTGGTTGCTTGCTGGTTCCCTTATGTTGTGGGTTGGCGCGAAGGCGGACCAGGGCACGCTCAAACTGAACAATCTAGTCGGCATTCAAACTGCGACCCTTCTGCGCGATGAAAAGACCTGGGCCAAAGGCCATAAGGAAGCCGCGGGCTTCCTCAAAGCAAGCGGTGTCCCCATGCTGATCGGTGGCATTGCCTGCTTGTTTGTCGACGACGCCCTCATTGGGTGGTTGAGTATCCCCGCTGTCTTCTTTTTGCTGGCGTTGATTTTCCTTGCCACGATGAGGGCGCACGCAGCGGTGAAGGAATAA
- a CDS encoding Lrp/AsnC family transcriptional regulator, with translation MDKVDRKILSLLEDDGRMTITTLADEARLSISACHRRLKDLERTGVITGYSATINPEAIGRGFQAIVFVTMRDGNGRAIRQFEEALDTIPEVLEADRLLGDPDFLLRVSTTDLNAFQKLYDDHLTALPGVLKLSTTLVMKPVVRHPLMQSGR, from the coding sequence ATGGACAAGGTTGACCGGAAAATTCTTTCGCTACTGGAAGATGATGGGCGCATGACCATCACCACGCTTGCCGACGAAGCCCGCTTGAGCATCTCCGCCTGCCATCGTCGACTCAAAGATTTAGAGCGCACCGGTGTCATTACGGGCTATAGCGCCACTATCAATCCGGAAGCTATCGGTCGCGGTTTCCAAGCCATCGTGTTTGTCACCATGCGCGATGGCAACGGCCGCGCTATTCGCCAATTCGAAGAAGCACTCGACACCATTCCGGAGGTCCTCGAAGCCGACCGCCTCCTCGGCGATCCAGACTTCCTGCTGCGCGTGTCCACCACGGACTTAAACGCATTTCAAAAGCTTTACGATGACCACCTCACCGCCCTGCCCGGCGTCCTCAAGCTGTCCACCACACTGGTGATGAAACCGGTAGTCCGTCATCCACTCATGCAATCTGGCCGGTAG